The Gemmatimonadota bacterium DNA window AGATCAAAGGCACAAAAGACGTTTTTCGTGTTACTCCTCGAGAGCGCGATAGAGATTTTTTTCAAAAAAATGTGCAGAAGTCCGGTCAGCTTCGGAATTTTGTAAAAAAAGACACTACGAAACGGCCAGATAGTCAGCAGAGGATGTTTGAGAACGCCAGGCATCTATGGCAAGAACTACAGGATCTCGATAGTAAGCAACGTGACAGACTTGCACAGTTCATCAGCCAGCGGTGCTATCTCGTTGTCGTTTCGACATCTGACCAGAGCTCCGCCTACCGCATCTTTGCGGTAATGAATGACAGAGGCCTTGATTTATCTCCGACAGATATTCTGAAAGCGGAGATAATCGGGGCAATGGCTGAAAGCATCCGTCCTAAATATACAGAAGCGTGGGAAGATATTGAGGAGGATATTGGCCGCGATAATTTCAGAGATATCTTTACTCATATACGCATGATTTATATTCAAGACAAGGCCCGTGGAGAGTTAAGTGAGGAGTTTAGAGATGGCGTCATGAGTTGCCTAAAAAACAAAAACTTCATTGACGATGTGCTCACCCCTTTTGCCGACACTTATAAGAAAGTAACGAGAGCGGACTACAAAAGTGAATATGGGGCCAGTGCTGAGGAAATCAAACTTTCCCTTTATCTGAAACACTTGAGAAGACTCGACAACTCCGATTGGGTTCCGCCTGCTATGGCGTTCTTCAATAGCGGTCCAAATAATAATGATGCGTTGAAGTTTGTTCGTCGTTTGGAGCGACTGGCTTACGGAATGTTTATCATGCGGGTGAACATCAACGGGCGTATAAATCGATATGCGCAGGTTCTTCAAGCGATAGATACAGGGAATGACGAAAAACTTTTTGGGGAGGCACTTGAGCTTTCGCCTGAGGAGAAGGGGGAAATACTGAGGGTATTAGACGGCCCAATTTATTCTCTGCCACGAGTACCAAGGCCGCTTCTGCTACGGCTCGACAGCTTATTGGCCGGTGCAGGTGCAAGATATGATTATCCGACAATTTCTATCGAGCATGTACTTCCCCAGAATCCGGCCTTGAATTCGAGATGGGTTATGCAATTTCCCGATGAAGAAGAAAGGGCACAATGGACACACAGACTCGCAAACCTTGTACTGCTATCACGGCGAAAAAACTCACAAGCACAGAACTACGATTTCAAGCGGAAAAAGAACGAATATTTCCAGCAGGGCGATGTTACCCCCTTCGCTTTAACCACAGAAGTGGTAAATGAATTGGAATGGACTTCGCAGGTTTTGGATCAGCGCCAAAAAAGGCTAATTGACCGTTTGAAAAGTGAATGGCACTTGGATTGACATATAATTGAGGCACACTTTCCAAGAAGATAACCATGTCAAATGTTCTCAAGTTTATCACACAAGAAGACCTGCATGTGGATGAATTGCTTCGGGAACCGCCTGAGTGGATCAAGATTAGACGACGCACTGCGGAGATTCGTCTATGACGCTTGAGTATATCACATCTCTAATTGCAACTGGCGAGTCCGAGACGCTGGAGTTTAAGCAGACGACTGGACGCCGTCGCGAGGCTACTCAAACTGTTTGTGCTATGCTCAATCATCGGGGAGGACATGTGCTATTTGGCGTTACGCCGGGAGGAAAAGTGACTGGCCAGGAGGTGAGTGATCGCACGGTTGAGGATGTGAGTAGGGAGATCCAGCAACTCGACCCGCCAGCCTTTCCCGCAATTGAGCGAGTTCCTGTGGAAGGAGGTCGGGAGGTGATTGTGGTGAGCGTTAATCAAGGTCAGATGAAGCCTTACAGCTACAGAGGCATCGCCTACCGCCGGGTTGGAAATACCAATTTGACTATGTCGCGTGATGAGTACAATCAAATGTTGTTCGAACGGATGCACAGCGAACAACGTTGGGAGAATCAGCCTGCCACCGACTGGTCAGTTAATGATCTCGATATAGC harbors:
- a CDS encoding DUF262 domain-containing protein translates to MPATIEATELQLLDVFSDKYIFNIPPYQRPYAWTTEQTGELLDDLLYAMGRIEQMNEAPPYFLGSIVIIKKEKENPLAEVIDGQQRLTTLTILLCVLRELSDEKIKRDLDEFIWQEGSEIKGTKDVFRVTPRERDRDFFQKNVQKSGQLRNFVKKDTTKRPDSQQRMFENARHLWQELQDLDSKQRDRLAQFISQRCYLVVVSTSDQSSAYRIFAVMNDRGLDLSPTDILKAEIIGAMAESIRPKYTEAWEDIEEDIGRDNFRDIFTHIRMIYIQDKARGELSEEFRDGVMSCLKNKNFIDDVLTPFADTYKKVTRADYKSEYGASAEEIKLSLYLKHLRRLDNSDWVPPAMAFFNSGPNNNDALKFVRRLERLAYGMFIMRVNINGRINRYAQVLQAIDTGNDEKLFGEALELSPEEKGEILRVLDGPIYSLPRVPRPLLLRLDSLLAGAGARYDYPTISIEHVLPQNPALNSRWVMQFPDEEERAQWTHRLANLVLLSRRKNSQAQNYDFKRKKNEYFQQGDVTPFALTTEVVNELEWTSQVLDQRQKRLIDRLKSEWHLD